In the genome of Syntrophales bacterium, one region contains:
- a CDS encoding tetratricopeptide repeat protein encodes MDMKDMKVLKRWCDEGRVARNKIWEIKEKGSLCTKEDYDPVINCFTECLKQNDCYSSAYEYRGNAYLEQGEYDKAIADYTKLISLTFQFSLLDYNESEVAGYYVLRGDAYVKKNEQKKAFHDYNKAIESCSNLIDKITKGEWRKLIRDPHQGSRWAFRCVYLTRGKIYVRKKEYDKAIADCNSAIKIGPKDSYPYIERGKVYFKKKEYDKAIADYTKAIKINGIFSSVFFGSEFSQESTQHEDVYVCLGDMYSQKKECNKAIAAYIKAAESFCWSGSLREGTAGPPYKESRYYKKVRECMQKVKCLGGKISNKFLKNILYEFD; translated from the coding sequence ATGGATATGAAGGATATGAAAGTTCTTAAGAGGTGGTGTGATGAAGGAAGAGTTGCCAGAAACAAGATATGGGAGATAAAAGAAAAGGGTAGTTTGTGTACAAAAGAGGATTACGACCCTGTAATTAACTGTTTTACTGAGTGTCTAAAACAAAACGATTGTTACTCTTCAGCTTACGAATATCGTGGAAACGCATATCTTGAACAAGGAGAATACGACAAGGCTATCGCTGATTACACCAAATTGATATCACTTACTTTTCAGTTTTCCCTCTTAGATTATAACGAGAGCGAAGTCGCGGGGTATTATGTTCTTCGGGGAGACGCTTACGTTAAGAAGAATGAACAAAAAAAGGCCTTCCATGATTACAACAAGGCGATTGAAAGTTGCTCCAACTTGATTGACAAAATCACCAAAGGTGAATGGAGAAAGCTTATAAGAGACCCCCATCAGGGATCTCGGTGGGCTTTCCGTTGTGTATATTTAACGCGAGGAAAGATATACGTCAGGAAAAAAGAATACGACAAAGCCATTGCGGATTGTAACAGCGCAATAAAAATCGGTCCAAAAGACTCTTATCCCTACATTGAAAGAGGAAAGGTGTATTTTAAAAAAAAGGAATACGACAAAGCTATTGCAGATTACACCAAGGCAATTAAGATTAATGGGATCTTTTCCTCTGTCTTTTTTGGTTCGGAATTCTCACAAGAAAGCACCCAACATGAAGATGTTTATGTGTGTCTCGGGGATATGTATTCTCAAAAAAAGGAATGCAACAAAGCCATCGCCGCATACATTAAGGCGGCGGAAAGTTTTTGCTGGTCAGGATCTCTAAGAGAAGGTACCGCTGGCCCTCCTTATAAAGAAAGTAGGTACTATAAAAAAGTTCGGGAATGTATGCAAAAAGTCAAGTGTTTAGGTGGAAAAATATCAAACAAATTTCTAAAAAATATACTTTATGAATTTGATTGA